Proteins encoded together in one Bacteroidota bacterium window:
- a CDS encoding class I fructose-bisphosphate aldolase, whose product MDKNRIVELLGTDADSLLNHSCRTISKDLIATPGADFIDRAFRDTNRSPQVLRNLQAIYNHGRLAGTGYVSILPVDQGIEHSAGSAFAPNPIYFDPENIIKLAIEGGCNAVASTFGVLANNSRKYAHKIPFIVKINHNELLSYPNKYDQIMFGSVDEAWNLGAAAVGATIYFGSEESSRQIVEVAQAFERAHELGMATILWCYLRNNGFKKDGVDYHGATDITAQANHLGVTIQADIIKQKLPVNNGGYNAINFGKTHKKIYDELTTDHPIDLCRYQVANCYMGKIGLINSGGESKGSSDLSEAVTTAVINKRAGGQGLISGRKAFQKPIKDGIELLNAVQDVYLDKQIDLA is encoded by the coding sequence ATGGATAAAAATAGAATAGTAGAATTATTGGGAACTGATGCAGATAGTCTGCTGAACCATTCGTGTAGAACAATTTCAAAAGATTTAATAGCAACTCCCGGAGCCGATTTTATTGACAGAGCCTTTAGAGATACTAACAGGAGCCCACAGGTTTTACGTAATCTCCAGGCAATATACAATCATGGAAGACTAGCGGGAACAGGATATGTTAGCATTTTGCCTGTTGATCAGGGTATTGAGCATTCTGCAGGATCTGCATTTGCTCCAAATCCAATATATTTCGATCCGGAAAACATTATTAAACTGGCTATAGAGGGAGGTTGTAATGCAGTTGCTTCAACCTTTGGTGTATTGGCAAATAATTCAAGAAAATATGCGCACAAAATCCCTTTTATTGTAAAAATAAATCACAATGAATTGCTTTCCTACCCCAATAAATATGACCAAATAATGTTTGGAAGTGTGGATGAGGCTTGGAATCTGGGAGCAGCTGCCGTGGGAGCAACAATTTATTTTGGATCTGAGGAATCTTCCCGTCAAATAGTTGAAGTGGCTCAAGCCTTTGAAAGAGCCCATGAATTGGGAATGGCTACCATATTATGGTGTTACCTAAGAAACAACGGATTTAAAAAAGATGGCGTTGATTATCATGGCGCTACTGATATCACTGCTCAGGCTAATCATTTAGGTGTTACCATTCAAGCAGATATAATTAAACAAAAATTACCGGTAAATAATGGTGGATACAATGCTATTAATTTCGGGAAAACACATAAAAAAATATACGATGAACTTACAACTGACCATCCTATAGATCTTTGCCGTTACCAGGTTGCAAACTGTTACATGGGAAAAATTGGTTTAATAAATTCCGGTGGAGAATCAAAAGGAAGTTCAGATCTTTCTGAGGCAGTAACAACTGCAGTGATAAATAAAAGAGCGGGTGGTCAAGGATTAATATCAGGGCGTAAAGCATTTCAGAAGCCTATAAAGGATGGAATAGAGCTTTTAAATGCAGTGCAGGACGTTTATTTGGATAAACAAATTGATTTGGCTTAA
- a CDS encoding acetyl-CoA carboxylase carboxyltransferase subunit beta has protein sequence MGWFKRIKEGITTTEKKETPEGLWYKCPECKQISPTKEHAENLFVCFNCSYHERISSKDYFNILFDNNVFTEINADLVSADPLKFEDTKKYTDRIDSTIKKTGLKDAIRTGHGKINGYNAMIACMDFGFIGGSMGSVMGEKISRAIDYCIKNNTALIIISKSGGARMMEAAFSLMQMAKTSAKLTLLADAQIPYISLLTDPTTGGITASFAMLGDVNIAEPGALIGFAGPRVVKETIGKDLPKDFQTSEFVLEHGFLDLIVHRKELKNKISTLIKMFEN, from the coding sequence ATGGGATGGTTTAAAAGAATAAAAGAAGGAATTACTACAACCGAAAAGAAAGAAACTCCGGAAGGATTGTGGTATAAATGTCCGGAATGCAAACAAATTTCTCCTACAAAGGAACATGCTGAGAATCTTTTCGTTTGTTTTAATTGTTCATACCACGAAAGAATTTCTTCAAAAGATTATTTTAATATTCTCTTTGATAACAACGTATTCACAGAAATTAATGCAGACCTGGTTTCTGCCGATCCACTTAAATTTGAGGATACCAAAAAATATACCGATAGAATTGACAGTACAATAAAAAAAACTGGTCTAAAAGACGCTATTCGAACAGGTCATGGAAAAATAAACGGATACAATGCAATGATTGCCTGTATGGATTTTGGTTTTATTGGTGGATCAATGGGTTCGGTAATGGGCGAAAAAATTTCACGGGCAATTGATTACTGCATTAAAAACAATACTGCATTAATTATTATTTCCAAATCGGGTGGGGCTAGAATGATGGAGGCTGCCTTCTCTCTTATGCAAATGGCAAAAACTTCAGCCAAATTAACTTTACTTGCTGATGCGCAAATACCTTATATCTCATTGCTTACAGATCCAACAACTGGTGGAATTACAGCATCCTTTGCTATGTTAGGGGATGTTAATATAGCTGAGCCTGGTGCATTAATAGGTTTTGCAGGTCCAAGGGTTGTAAAAGAAACAATTGGAAAGGATCTTCCAAAAGATTTTCAAACCTCTGAATTCGTTCTTGAACATGGTTTTCTTGATCTTATAGTTCATCGAAAGGAATTAAAAAATAAAATTTCAACTCTTATTAAAATGTTTGAAAATTAA
- the rpsO gene encoding 30S ribosomal protein S15 encodes MYLTTEIKQDIFKKHGKSAKDTGTSEGQIALFTHRINHLTNHLKENKKDFNTERSLVLLVGKRKALLNYLKNNQIERYRAILKELNLRK; translated from the coding sequence ATGTATTTAACAACAGAAATTAAACAGGATATTTTTAAAAAACACGGAAAATCTGCTAAAGATACCGGAACTTCTGAAGGACAAATTGCTCTTTTTACACACAGAATCAATCATCTTACAAATCATCTTAAAGAAAACAAGAAAGATTTTAATACTGAAAGATCCCTTGTACTACTTGTAGGAAAAAGAAAAGCACTTTTGAATTACCTTAAAAACAATCAGATTGAAAGATACAGAGCTATTTTGAAAGAGCTTAACCTGAGAAAATAA
- a CDS encoding polyribonucleotide nucleotidyltransferase, giving the protein MTNTTNTGITQTITLGNGSIITIETGRLAKLADGAVVVKCGDTMVLATVVSSKEAKEGVDFLPLTVDYKEKYSAVGKFPGGFFKREARPSDYEILIDRIIDRALRPLFPDDYHAETQVAIMLISAEKNVAPDALVCLAASAAIAVSDIPFNGPVSEVRIGRINGQFVINPTISDLEISDIDLMVAGTLSDIMMVEGEMKEVSEDDMIEAIKLAHEQIKIQCNAQTELGAKVEKSLIKRTYSHETDDFQIRDTLKAAVYQKLYDVAKKGNPVKAERKAAFEAVKDEYIATLSEEEAKEKGQFIKKYFYKIEKEAVRRSMLDEQIRLDGRKMDQIRPIWSEVDYLPSVHGSSIFTRGETQSLTTVTLGTKLDEQIIDGAIFKGTEKFILHYNFPSFSTGEARPNRGTSRREVGHGNLALRALKNMIPKGEENPYTIRIVSDILESNGSSSMATVCAGTLALLDAGIKMKKSVSGIAMGLVTDEAGKYVVLSDILGDEDHLGDMDFKVTGTVDGITACQMDIKVDGLRYEVLAEALQQAKAGRLHILKEMEKTLSVPRAVFKPFVPRIVQLSIPKEFIGAIIGPGGKVIQEMQKMTNTVISIEEKGEFGIVQISSENVEGIEAAVAKVKAITTVPEVGEVYTGKVKSIMPFGAFVEILPGKDGLLHISEIDWSRLETVESVLKEGDVIQVKLIEIDKKTGKMKLSRKVLLPKPEKQEQSNQ; this is encoded by the coding sequence ATGACAAACACAACAAACACAGGAATTACACAAACAATTACATTAGGTAATGGCAGTATTATAACAATAGAGACAGGTAGATTAGCTAAATTGGCTGATGGTGCTGTAGTTGTTAAATGTGGAGATACAATGGTGCTGGCAACAGTGGTTTCAAGTAAAGAAGCAAAAGAAGGAGTAGATTTTCTACCCTTAACTGTTGATTATAAAGAAAAATATTCTGCAGTTGGTAAATTTCCGGGTGGATTTTTCAAAAGAGAAGCAAGACCTTCTGATTATGAGATTTTAATTGATAGGATTATTGATCGTGCTCTTAGGCCATTATTTCCAGATGATTACCATGCTGAAACGCAAGTGGCAATTATGTTGATTTCTGCTGAAAAAAATGTTGCACCTGATGCTTTGGTTTGCCTTGCTGCATCAGCAGCAATAGCTGTTTCTGATATCCCCTTTAATGGCCCGGTTTCAGAAGTTAGAATTGGAAGAATTAACGGCCAGTTTGTAATAAATCCCACAATTTCTGATTTAGAAATTTCTGATATTGATTTAATGGTTGCAGGAACTTTATCTGATATCATGATGGTAGAGGGTGAAATGAAAGAAGTTTCTGAAGATGATATGATTGAAGCAATTAAACTTGCTCATGAACAAATAAAAATACAATGCAATGCTCAAACTGAATTGGGGGCTAAGGTTGAAAAATCATTGATTAAAAGGACTTATAGTCATGAAACTGATGATTTTCAAATTAGAGATACTTTAAAAGCTGCTGTTTATCAGAAATTATATGATGTAGCCAAAAAAGGAAACCCTGTTAAGGCTGAAAGAAAAGCTGCATTTGAGGCAGTAAAAGATGAATACATTGCTACCCTATCAGAAGAAGAAGCCAAAGAAAAAGGCCAGTTTATAAAAAAGTATTTTTATAAAATTGAAAAAGAAGCAGTAAGAAGGTCTATGTTAGATGAGCAAATTCGTCTTGACGGTAGAAAAATGGATCAAATCAGGCCAATCTGGAGTGAAGTTGATTATTTGCCTTCTGTTCATGGTTCTTCTATTTTTACCCGAGGTGAAACCCAGTCATTAACTACTGTAACTCTGGGAACCAAACTTGATGAGCAGATTATTGATGGTGCCATTTTCAAAGGAACAGAAAAATTTATTTTGCATTATAACTTTCCATCTTTTTCAACCGGAGAGGCAAGACCAAATAGAGGAACAAGCCGCAGAGAAGTAGGGCATGGTAATTTAGCTTTAAGGGCATTAAAAAACATGATTCCTAAAGGGGAAGAAAATCCTTATACTATCAGGATAGTTTCTGATATTTTAGAATCCAATGGTTCTTCATCTATGGCCACTGTTTGTGCTGGAACTCTTGCTTTGCTTGATGCAGGTATTAAAATGAAAAAATCAGTTTCAGGAATTGCAATGGGATTGGTTACGGATGAGGCAGGTAAATATGTTGTGTTATCGGATATTCTTGGGGATGAAGATCATTTAGGTGATATGGATTTTAAAGTTACAGGTACTGTAGATGGAATTACGGCTTGTCAAATGGACATTAAAGTAGACGGTTTGCGATATGAAGTACTTGCAGAAGCTCTTCAACAAGCCAAAGCAGGAAGACTCCACATTCTTAAAGAAATGGAGAAAACCTTATCTGTTCCAAGAGCTGTCTTTAAACCTTTTGTACCTAGAATTGTTCAATTGTCAATTCCAAAAGAATTCATTGGTGCTATAATCGGACCTGGTGGAAAAGTAATTCAGGAAATGCAAAAAATGACCAATACTGTTATTTCTATTGAGGAAAAGGGAGAGTTTGGCATTGTTCAAATTTCTTCTGAAAATGTTGAGGGAATTGAAGCTGCAGTAGCTAAGGTTAAAGCAATTACAACAGTTCCTGAAGTTGGAGAGGTTTATACAGGAAAAGTTAAATCAATAATGCCTTTTGGTGCCTTTGTTGAAATTCTTCCAGGAAAGGATGGTTTACTGCATATTTCCGAAATAGATTGGTCCAGATTGGAAACAGTTGAAAGTGTGCTGAAAGAAGGAGATGTTATTCAAGTTAAATTAATTGAAATTGATAAGAAAACTGGCAAAATGAAACTTTCAAGGAAAGTTTTACTTCCAAAACCAGAAAAGCAGGAACAATCAAATCAATAA
- a CDS encoding DUF2236 domain-containing protein, translating into MEYFVDKGSIVRKIWGKADTILLIFAGASAEFALNKAVDWLYFTGRLPADPLGRLFSTVSYARVIVFSDLKTAHESIDKISAIHSAVESNRGATIPEWAYRDVLFMLIDYSIRSYELLEQKLTVDEKQEAFDVFYRMGIRMGLKGLPKNYLQFIPMRKEHLIQNLEKSNFTLDLYTQYQKHLGIIRYKLLIETQILIVPEKVNQLLNFGKMSLLSPVISLYKLCRMLNSDWILKSILFPPKYKLQIKALDKQPGI; encoded by the coding sequence ATGGAATATTTTGTGGATAAAGGATCAATAGTAAGAAAAATATGGGGTAAAGCCGATACTATCTTGTTGATTTTTGCAGGGGCTTCTGCTGAATTTGCCTTAAATAAGGCTGTAGACTGGTTGTATTTTACAGGACGACTTCCCGCTGACCCTTTAGGGAGATTATTTTCCACTGTAAGTTATGCCCGGGTTATTGTGTTTTCTGATTTAAAAACCGCGCATGAATCCATTGACAAAATTTCAGCCATTCATTCAGCAGTGGAATCAAATCGTGGCGCAACAATACCAGAGTGGGCCTATCGTGATGTTCTTTTTATGCTTATTGATTACTCCATTCGTTCTTATGAACTCCTTGAACAAAAACTTACAGTTGATGAAAAACAGGAAGCTTTTGATGTTTTTTACCGGATGGGAATTCGAATGGGATTAAAAGGTCTACCAAAAAATTATTTGCAATTTATACCCATGCGCAAAGAACACTTAATTCAGAACCTGGAAAAAAGTAATTTCACTCTGGATTTATATACACAATATCAAAAACATCTTGGTATAATAAGATATAAATTGTTAATTGAAACCCAAATATTGATAGTTCCTGAAAAAGTAAATCAACTGCTTAATTTTGGTAAGATGTCCCTTCTAAGTCCTGTTATTAGTTTATACAAGCTTTGCCGTATGCTAAATTCAGATTGGATTTTAAAATCTATATTGTTTCCCCCTAAATATAAATTACAAATAAAAGCCTTAGATAAACAACCAGGAATCTAA